The Macrobrachium nipponense isolate FS-2020 chromosome 1, ASM1510439v2, whole genome shotgun sequence genome includes a window with the following:
- the LOC135218949 gene encoding golgin subfamily A member 6-like protein 25: protein MKNRVAELGRENAMFKEELEGKELEIMLLEESLEQKETILQDALHHWKDTEKLLEGAKEKEKEMEASLTTLEEELQKRNLQIEEFLTKEEQSRCEQQEFEDKLDLALHYAMEIQTLLKEAEERERKIKEDLEEQRNKNHLLAKEKEEEETEIRRQHQERLRQKEKETKKQRERLEELQDNLESALRQEQSLERLLESKQEDLICLKKKESLAQLEVQRLLKDCDMLKEEIQLQEQNRMREEKRLREQLRTQEEALREHDKYMLMMFLHGTAQRNFQLEHIALEHGDDMTEQRKREKCTGGTIGRKDTGSEEDPCEKARETEEKQRKEYWNAQREKNEDYEKQWESLKHIVKDVLHGDE, encoded by the coding sequence ATGAAGAACAGGGTGGCCGAACTAGGAAGAGAAAATGCAATGTTTAAAGAAGAGTTAGAAGGAAAGGAGCTAGAAATAATGTTACTGGAAGAATCTTTAGAACAGAAGGAAACCATTCTGCAAGATGCTCTTCATCACTGGAAAGACACTGAAAAGTTGTTGGAAGGagcaaaggaaaaagagaaggagATGGAGGCTTCTCTAACGACCTTAGAAGAAGAGCTCCAGAAGAGGAATCTTCAAATCGAAGAGTTCCTCACAAAAGAAGAACAGTCAAGGTGTGAACAACAAGAATTCGAGGATAAACTAGACCTAGCTCTCCATTATGCAATGGAGATACAGACGTTGCTAAAGGAAGCAGAAGAAAGggagaggaaaatcaaagaaGATTTAGAAGAACAGAGGAATAAAAACCATCTGTTagctaaagaaaaggaagaagaagaaactgaaatAAGAAGGCAACATCAGGAGAGACTGAggcaaaaggaaaaggaaacaaaGAAGCAGCGTGAACGCCTGGAGGAACTCCAGGATAACTTGGAAAGCGCTCTGCGTCAAGAACAGAGCCTGGAACGCTTGCTGGAATCTAAACAAGAAGACCTCATCTgtttgaagaagaaggagagtctAGCCCAGCTGGAAGTGCAGCGACTTCTCAAGGACTGCGATATGCTGAAAGAAGAGATTCAGCTACAGGAGCAGAATAGAATGAGAGAAGAAAAACGTCTCAGGGAGCAGCTAAGAACACAGGAGGAGGCTTTGAGGGAACATGACAAATACATGTTGATGATGTTTCTACATGGGACTGCTCAGAGGAATTTCCAGCTAGAACACATTGCGCTGGAACATGGAGATGATATGACtgaacaaagaaagagagagaagtgcacAGGAGGAACAATAGGAAGGAAAGACACGGGGAGTGAGGAAGACCCCTGCGAGAAGGCCCGTGAGACAGAAGAGAAACAACGTAAGGAGTACTGGAATGCCCAGCGGGAGAAAAACGAGGATTACGAGAAACAATGGGAGAGCCTCAAGCACATTGTGAAAGATGTTCTTCACGGAGATGAATAA